Proteins encoded within one genomic window of Thermogemmata fonticola:
- a CDS encoding complex I subunit 4 family protein has translation MVVTGRILVLLLVLFPLGAALLLPLFGRYARRPALLFALLHLGLTAALAGLTVPIMYYRTEQDAHRYFQEIVRFHPEYVPGDIGGKEGAFGRTRWNLFTFQSGPYDRPGPRVQLFLGVDGLNLWLLVLSSFMLIPAILASWETVSERRGVYYALLFLMQAGTIGALLAFDVILFYLFFELTLIPAFFLIGRWGSGTERREAARTFFIYTLAGSLLTLLGLIGVVFLFPDAKGTVTFSLPDLMGNIQNRLQAAHAQAQAGQPELLEQLQRQQLWLLAVLLAGFLVKVPVWPFHTWQPRAYAAAPLGVTIVLSAVLAKLGTYGMLRIVLPLVPDAALHYGLPIAGTLGAVGIVYAALCAYQQKDLKQLFAYSSISHLGLLVIGLFAFNREGLSGAVLHMVNHGLTTGGLFAASAFLLERYGTTQTGLYGGLMGRYPRYAVLSFVLILAAVGLPGLNNFVSEMLLLAGLFHARHPEGVGINLAIVGALGILLSAWYLLTMLQQVFFQPLKEPPRDPTAGEALVDVQRRELWAFGVPAVLCLILGLYPQWLLDTMRSDICLLSIIGDQARVRAGLPPPPPEPGPPLRPFEGQPPPNMPPGMMLPGAGGGGVPKGIMPPMGPGGGIPKGPLPPVKGGLFPPSRLEPEP, from the coding sequence ATGGTTGTCACTGGTCGTATTCTCGTATTGCTTCTGGTACTCTTCCCTTTGGGGGCCGCCCTGTTACTGCCTCTGTTTGGCCGCTATGCGCGCCGGCCCGCCTTACTGTTTGCTCTGCTTCATCTAGGTCTAACCGCTGCGCTGGCAGGTCTGACCGTACCGATCATGTACTATCGGACGGAACAAGACGCGCACCGCTACTTTCAGGAAATCGTACGTTTCCATCCGGAATATGTTCCTGGTGACATCGGCGGCAAGGAAGGAGCATTCGGGCGGACACGTTGGAATCTCTTCACATTCCAATCCGGACCTTACGACCGGCCCGGACCTCGCGTGCAGTTGTTCTTGGGCGTTGATGGATTGAATTTGTGGCTGCTAGTGTTGTCTTCTTTCATGTTGATTCCCGCCATACTCGCTTCTTGGGAGACTGTTAGCGAGCGGCGCGGTGTGTATTATGCCCTCTTGTTCCTTATGCAAGCGGGCACGATTGGGGCATTGTTGGCCTTTGATGTCATCCTGTTTTATTTGTTCTTCGAGCTGACGTTGATTCCGGCATTTTTCCTCATCGGCCGCTGGGGCAGTGGCACGGAACGACGGGAAGCGGCGCGGACATTTTTCATTTACACCTTGGCGGGAAGTCTGTTGACCCTGTTGGGATTGATCGGAGTGGTGTTTCTGTTTCCTGATGCCAAGGGAACGGTGACGTTCTCCTTGCCAGATTTGATGGGAAATATCCAGAATCGCCTCCAGGCGGCGCATGCTCAAGCTCAGGCTGGCCAACCGGAGTTGTTGGAGCAGCTTCAGCGGCAGCAGCTTTGGTTGCTAGCGGTTTTGCTTGCAGGTTTTCTGGTCAAAGTACCGGTTTGGCCCTTCCATACGTGGCAGCCTCGTGCTTATGCCGCCGCACCTCTGGGTGTGACGATTGTTTTGTCAGCAGTGCTTGCCAAACTGGGCACCTATGGGATGCTCCGTATTGTCTTGCCGCTGGTGCCCGATGCTGCTTTGCACTACGGTTTACCGATCGCAGGCACTTTGGGAGCTGTGGGGATTGTTTACGCTGCTTTGTGTGCTTATCAGCAGAAAGATCTCAAGCAGTTATTCGCCTACAGTTCCATCTCTCATTTAGGGTTGCTAGTGATTGGGCTTTTTGCCTTCAATCGTGAGGGTTTGAGTGGTGCGGTTTTGCACATGGTGAATCACGGTCTGACAACCGGAGGCTTGTTCGCCGCTTCGGCTTTTCTGCTGGAACGTTATGGTACGACGCAGACAGGACTATATGGTGGTTTGATGGGGCGCTATCCCCGCTATGCTGTGCTCTCTTTTGTGCTTATCCTGGCGGCCGTGGGATTGCCGGGACTGAATAACTTCGTCAGTGAGATGTTGCTTCTGGCGGGACTGTTTCATGCCCGACATCCGGAGGGTGTTGGGATAAATCTAGCTATTGTGGGAGCGTTGGGGATACTCCTGAGTGCCTGGTACTTGCTGACGATGCTCCAACAGGTTTTCTTCCAGCCGTTGAAAGAGCCGCCGCGAGACCCAACTGCTGGTGAAGCCCTGGTCGATGTGCAGCGGCGGGAATTGTGGGCCTTCGGCGTGCCAGCGGTCCTCTGCCTGATATTAGGTCTATACCCGCAATGGCTATTAGATACCATGCGATCGGACATTTGCTTGCTATCTATCATCGGGGATCAGGCGCGGGTGCGGGCGGGTCTGCCGCCTCCTCCGCCTGAACCCGGACCGCCTCTCAGGCCGTTTGAGGGACAGCCGCCGCCGAACATGCCTCCAGGTATGATGCTCCCGGGTGCGGGCGGCGGTGGAGTGCCCAAAGGGATTATGCCGCCAATGGGGCCAGGAGGCGGAATTCCCAAAGGTCCATTGCCGCCAGTGAAAGGAGGGCTTTTTCCGCCCTCCCGCTTGGAGCCGGAACCGTGA
- the nuoL gene encoding NADH-quinone oxidoreductase subunit L, protein MPVSEPMSLVWLILSLPLAAAIAAALLSPSRFGRTLAHVPLVVACACAALLAVTLLAQWHRIPSGRLVSQAWTWFAAGQLQVNVSLALDPLSATMLAMITFISAWIALFSTGYMSGERGYARFFAIMSLFVFAMCGLVLANNLFLLLGFWELVGLCSYLLIGYYFTKPSAAAAARKAFLVTRLGDVGLVLGIFWLWKLGGWHTDLSAILDYLAQHRPAEGEISLACLLLLCGAIGKSAQFPLYVWLPDAMEGPTPVSALIHAATMVTAGVYLVARCAPLFVLSSTAPIIIAWIGGTTALLAAVLALAQTDLKRILAYSTVSQLGYMFLALGTLGTVHPALAVVAALFHLLTHAFYKALLFLSAGSVMHAMGGVIDLRAFGGLRRLMPITHLCFLCGAAALAGVPLLSGFWSKDLILETVVAASEQGGPYSGGYYLLLLIALVTALLTAFYSFRAYFLAFWGAERVPSEAEGHAHESPLVMTGPLIILAAGALGAGILLEPITHSLSQFLATTPTVQQAAQWSAATEWHVHFDWTVALISTTLAAIGIGAAALLYHRGEPQHLPAILEPIMSLSRRELYIERVYHVLIVQPLEGLAFLAKVCDNAWSETIRLIAALPGMAGQWLRVIHNGLLQFYAVGMMLGLAVLMTFVILRVAR, encoded by the coding sequence ATGCCGGTGTCTGAGCCGATGAGCTTGGTCTGGTTGATACTGAGTCTTCCGCTGGCAGCCGCCATAGCGGCAGCTTTATTGTCGCCGAGTCGGTTCGGGCGGACGTTAGCCCACGTGCCCTTGGTGGTGGCTTGCGCCTGCGCTGCCCTATTGGCGGTGACCTTACTGGCCCAGTGGCACCGCATACCTTCGGGCAGGCTCGTTTCCCAGGCGTGGACATGGTTTGCAGCGGGGCAGTTGCAGGTGAACGTCAGCCTAGCTTTGGACCCGCTCTCGGCCACGATGCTGGCGATGATCACGTTCATTTCCGCTTGGATAGCCCTCTTCTCCACTGGCTACATGTCTGGCGAACGTGGCTATGCCCGGTTCTTCGCCATCATGAGCCTGTTTGTTTTCGCCATGTGTGGCTTGGTTTTAGCCAATAACTTGTTCCTCTTGCTCGGATTCTGGGAGTTGGTGGGTTTGTGCAGTTACTTGCTCATCGGCTACTACTTCACGAAACCTTCGGCTGCCGCCGCCGCTCGCAAGGCTTTTCTCGTGACTCGACTCGGAGATGTGGGTCTGGTCCTGGGGATATTCTGGCTTTGGAAGCTGGGCGGTTGGCACACGGACCTATCGGCCATCCTGGACTACCTGGCTCAACATCGCCCGGCAGAAGGAGAGATCAGCCTGGCGTGCCTGCTCCTCTTGTGTGGAGCGATCGGGAAAAGTGCCCAATTCCCCCTGTACGTCTGGTTACCCGATGCTATGGAAGGACCCACTCCGGTGTCCGCCTTGATCCATGCAGCCACGATGGTGACAGCGGGAGTGTATCTCGTAGCCCGGTGTGCACCCTTATTTGTTTTGTCTTCCACAGCGCCGATCATCATAGCATGGATTGGAGGCACCACAGCTCTGCTCGCCGCCGTGTTGGCCCTGGCCCAAACCGATCTGAAACGGATTCTGGCTTACTCGACGGTCAGCCAATTGGGTTACATGTTTTTAGCCCTAGGAACCTTGGGAACAGTTCATCCCGCCTTGGCAGTTGTGGCAGCCTTGTTCCATCTACTCACCCATGCCTTTTACAAAGCCTTACTGTTTTTGTCCGCCGGAAGCGTCATGCATGCTATGGGCGGTGTCATTGATTTACGAGCCTTCGGGGGCTTGCGGCGCTTGATGCCCATCACTCACCTATGTTTCCTTTGTGGTGCGGCAGCCTTGGCTGGGGTACCTTTGTTATCTGGATTCTGGAGCAAGGACCTGATTCTGGAAACGGTTGTCGCTGCCAGTGAACAAGGCGGGCCTTACAGCGGAGGATACTACCTATTGTTACTCATTGCTCTGGTCACAGCTCTGCTGACAGCGTTCTATAGTTTCCGTGCCTATTTTCTGGCATTCTGGGGCGCGGAACGTGTTCCTTCCGAGGCAGAGGGGCATGCTCATGAGTCTCCTTTGGTGATGACTGGTCCCCTCATCATCCTAGCGGCGGGCGCCTTGGGGGCGGGGATACTGCTGGAGCCAATCACTCATAGCTTGAGTCAGTTCCTCGCTACTACACCCACAGTGCAACAAGCGGCGCAATGGAGTGCAGCAACAGAATGGCATGTCCACTTCGATTGGACAGTCGCGCTAATCAGCACCACGTTGGCGGCTATTGGGATCGGAGCTGCGGCACTGTTGTACCATCGCGGTGAACCCCAACATTTGCCCGCCATACTAGAGCCAATCATGAGCCTCTCCCGCCGGGAGCTGTACATCGAGAGGGTTTACCATGTGCTAATTGTTCAGCCTCTCGAGGGACTGGCTTTTCTGGCCAAAGTATGCGACAACGCTTGGTCGGAAACGATTCGGCTGATCGCTGCTTTGCCTGGAATGGCTGGCCAGTGGTTGCGAGTGATCCATAACGGCTTGCTCCAATTTTATGCTGTGGGGATGATGCTCGGCCTGGCAGTGCTCATGACTTTCGTGATCCTGCGAGTGGCACGGTAG
- a CDS encoding NADH-quinone oxidoreductase subunit J family protein: MEASSLSTMLNSIGPVALVVVLAVIGSSWLLPRPRGRFVSGGVTAWVAAVGILAVWLYERWGRPTSDAVGSLLFVLFALAALLGGATLVVQRNPARGAMAFAFSILGVCGLFLLLAAPFLMAVTIIVYAGAIIVTFLFVLMLSRTAGPSDENDRSREPLLGSLAGFAFAGLVLWLLHLSTPGDESASAFATAAPEWKTERKGGMAKIDEGQTGNWKESRSEGTAPEATTARAHKDLLTVLTNAERQKLQEALRRLDQAGEVLAGDLRHDREKRIEYFEAVKDLVVQVVGAAREDEMGAAIEGTLSERLLLPVHATGVSMPLYRSDPQVRGIIAQARRVRATNWEVFKQIEGQLLSERPERVTLEREIQALRRELVLLLGYGEMPARTVSNLAYVMYSEYLLAVEAIGVLLLIATVGAVAVAQRYKGEGG, translated from the coding sequence ATGGAAGCATCTTCACTGAGTACGATGTTGAACTCGATCGGGCCAGTTGCCCTGGTGGTGGTGCTGGCTGTCATCGGATCGAGTTGGTTGTTGCCACGCCCGCGGGGACGATTCGTGTCGGGAGGTGTCACAGCGTGGGTGGCAGCAGTTGGGATCCTGGCAGTTTGGTTGTACGAGCGATGGGGTCGTCCAACCTCAGATGCCGTAGGCAGTCTCTTGTTCGTTCTGTTTGCCTTGGCTGCTCTGCTGGGTGGAGCGACTCTCGTGGTTCAACGCAATCCCGCCCGCGGAGCTATGGCCTTCGCTTTTTCTATTTTGGGTGTTTGCGGCCTGTTCCTGCTTCTAGCTGCTCCTTTTCTGATGGCGGTGACCATTATCGTCTATGCTGGCGCGATTATCGTCACCTTCTTGTTCGTACTCATGCTTTCACGGACCGCAGGACCTTCGGATGAAAACGATCGCAGCCGGGAACCGCTTCTCGGTAGTTTGGCCGGCTTCGCTTTTGCTGGCTTGGTGCTCTGGTTGTTGCACCTATCCACACCTGGCGATGAGTCAGCGTCTGCGTTTGCTACGGCTGCTCCAGAATGGAAAACAGAACGTAAAGGGGGAATGGCCAAAATTGATGAAGGCCAGACTGGGAACTGGAAGGAAAGTCGATCGGAAGGAACCGCTCCAGAAGCAACAACGGCTAGAGCACACAAGGATCTATTGACCGTACTGACGAATGCCGAGCGGCAGAAACTCCAGGAAGCCTTGCGACGACTTGACCAAGCGGGGGAGGTGCTCGCGGGAGATCTACGACATGACCGTGAGAAGCGGATTGAGTATTTTGAGGCGGTCAAGGACCTGGTGGTACAGGTGGTGGGAGCCGCACGAGAAGATGAGATGGGGGCGGCCATAGAAGGCACGCTCTCAGAACGTCTGCTTTTGCCCGTACACGCAACGGGGGTAAGTATGCCACTGTATCGCTCGGACCCGCAAGTGCGAGGAATCATTGCTCAAGCTCGGCGGGTACGTGCTACGAATTGGGAGGTGTTCAAGCAGATCGAGGGGCAACTCCTATCAGAACGGCCCGAGAGAGTAACTCTGGAACGGGAGATACAAGCACTTCGGCGAGAATTGGTGCTGCTGCTCGGTTATGGGGAAATGCCGGCTCGGACTGTATCCAATCTCGCGTACGTGATGTACAGCGAATACCTGTTAGCGGTGGAAGCCATTGGAGTATTGTTGCTCATAGCAACGGTTGGTGCAGTGGCGGTGGCGCAGCGGTACAAGGGAGAAGGTGGATGA
- a CDS encoding NADH-quinone oxidoreductase subunit N yields the protein MNGLSDGQWVNTLRSVFIHVVPETLLVATACLQFLVGCAYNRRWLWGFVTALGLLTSMLVASLHQPAATTAAEAAPVYADALASLSRWIALLAGLVLIGLSWPEVPSQRAAEYYGCLLTLLAGVSLVGRANDLLTLFLALELVSIPTYVLLYLPRRTGTAQEAAIKYFLLSVAASAVLLFGFSYLYGAVGSLRLPVIVTALAQLHTDAVMPLALLGAVLVLAGLSFRLTVVPFHFYAPDVYQAGPTGVVALVAVLPKIVGFIALGRIFGWFTLDPWHLPFPSLTQLPLIVWILAVITMTMGNCVALRQDNFRRMLAYSSIAHSGYMLIAVVIASGWPDAAGSVLPVTPLVGGMEALLFYLVTYAIMTFGAFAVLAYLDTPDRPVSNMDDLAGMGRSHPVMGLALAIVLLGLIGMPFTTGFVGKFLLFVGALTAPATTTEQGRLYQILALIAAINAAVAAVYYLRVIGILYLREPLRPLPRTWAVLPALTAIVLATATLVFGVYPQPLLRVMQAAAPPPTLPLQMTP from the coding sequence GTGAATGGATTGAGTGATGGGCAATGGGTGAATACTCTCCGGAGCGTATTCATCCACGTAGTTCCGGAAACGCTGCTGGTGGCCACAGCTTGCCTCCAGTTTCTGGTGGGTTGTGCCTATAACCGCCGCTGGTTATGGGGGTTTGTCACCGCGCTTGGCCTTCTAACTTCGATGCTGGTCGCTAGCTTGCACCAGCCAGCGGCGACCACTGCTGCGGAAGCGGCCCCAGTGTATGCGGATGCTCTGGCTAGTCTCAGCCGATGGATCGCCTTGCTGGCAGGTCTAGTGCTCATTGGATTGAGTTGGCCGGAAGTACCAAGCCAACGTGCTGCGGAATACTACGGCTGCTTGCTGACGCTGCTAGCTGGAGTATCGCTAGTAGGACGGGCGAACGATTTGCTGACGTTGTTTTTGGCCCTGGAATTGGTAAGTATTCCAACCTACGTCCTCCTCTACCTGCCTCGGAGGACCGGTACTGCGCAGGAGGCGGCCATTAAGTACTTCCTCCTGAGTGTGGCAGCCTCCGCCGTGTTGCTGTTTGGCTTCAGCTATTTGTATGGTGCGGTGGGAAGCTTGCGCTTGCCCGTCATTGTGACTGCGCTGGCACAACTGCACACGGATGCGGTTATGCCTTTGGCGTTATTGGGGGCCGTGCTTGTGCTGGCAGGATTGAGCTTCCGCCTGACAGTGGTACCCTTCCATTTTTATGCCCCAGATGTATACCAGGCGGGACCAACAGGCGTGGTGGCCCTGGTGGCAGTACTGCCCAAGATAGTCGGATTCATCGCATTGGGACGTATCTTCGGCTGGTTTACGCTAGATCCCTGGCATTTGCCCTTCCCCTCTCTGACCCAACTCCCGCTAATTGTGTGGATTTTGGCCGTCATCACGATGACGATGGGCAACTGCGTCGCCCTGCGTCAGGACAATTTCCGCCGAATGCTGGCCTACTCCAGTATCGCCCACAGTGGCTACATGCTCATTGCGGTAGTCATTGCTTCTGGGTGGCCGGATGCGGCAGGATCGGTCCTTCCGGTAACGCCGCTCGTGGGTGGTATGGAGGCTCTGCTCTTTTATCTGGTGACTTATGCGATAATGACCTTCGGCGCCTTTGCTGTGCTGGCCTATCTGGACACACCCGATCGCCCAGTTAGCAATATGGATGATTTGGCCGGAATGGGACGATCCCATCCTGTGATGGGATTAGCGTTAGCAATCGTTTTATTAGGACTGATCGGGATGCCATTCACCACGGGCTTCGTGGGCAAGTTCCTGTTGTTTGTGGGAGCGTTGACAGCACCAGCAACGACGACCGAACAAGGACGACTCTATCAGATTCTGGCCTTGATCGCAGCGATCAATGCGGCAGTTGCAGCGGTGTATTATTTGCGGGTGATCGGTATTCTTTACCTGCGTGAACCGCTGCGGCCGTTGCCTCGTACCTGGGCCGTGCTACCCGCATTGACGGCGATCGTTCTCGCAACAGCAACGTTGGTTTTCGGAGTTTATCCCCAACCTCTGTTACGAGTGATGCAGGCTGCCGCTCCTCCCCCAACTCTGCCATTGCAGATGACACCGTGA
- a CDS encoding NuoI/complex I 23 kDa subunit family protein: MPIPENEVRWVQAPTLGLWEQLYLPAVVEGLKTTVRHLFGPKVTEEYPEQEPQLPPNYRGVHRLNRDEKGRVKCVACYMCATACPAHCIDIVAAPAPPEWQSDGREKYPETFVIDELRCIYCGMCEEACPVDAIELTTLYDLTGYTREELIFDKEKLLSVYDYTVQTGTDPIRTRSGRLGPASEPAIPVPAPSSPSPPTVARLTVHSPTVSDVSSADRTNPDSGSGTEPGPSSVNVSAMSKKREGPEGCA; the protein is encoded by the coding sequence ATGCCAATCCCAGAAAACGAAGTACGTTGGGTGCAGGCTCCCACCTTAGGATTGTGGGAACAGTTGTATTTGCCGGCGGTGGTGGAAGGGTTAAAGACCACTGTGCGCCATTTGTTCGGACCCAAGGTGACGGAAGAGTACCCGGAGCAGGAACCGCAATTGCCGCCGAATTATCGCGGGGTGCATCGCCTGAATCGCGATGAAAAGGGCCGAGTCAAATGCGTGGCTTGTTACATGTGTGCCACGGCTTGCCCAGCTCATTGCATTGACATCGTGGCCGCTCCAGCACCGCCGGAATGGCAAAGTGATGGACGGGAAAAGTATCCGGAGACCTTCGTCATCGATGAATTGCGTTGCATCTATTGTGGCATGTGTGAGGAAGCCTGTCCTGTCGATGCTATCGAATTGACCACTCTATATGATCTGACCGGCTACACCCGCGAAGAGCTGATTTTCGACAAAGAGAAACTGCTTAGCGTGTATGATTACACGGTGCAAACAGGCACCGATCCCATACGGACTCGATCTGGTCGATTGGGGCCTGCCTCGGAGCCGGCAATCCCTGTTCCAGCGCCGTCATCTCCTTCTCCTCCCACTGTAGCACGTCTAACCGTTCATTCCCCCACAGTCTCCGATGTTTCCTCCGCCGACAGGACAAATCCCGACTCGGGAAGCGGAACAGAGCCTGGGCCATCGTCGGTTAATGTCAGCGCAATGAGCAAAAAGAGGGAAGGCCCTGAAGGCTGTGCCTGA
- a CDS encoding HD-GYP domain-containing protein: MSDLRILLQRIEHFREKLDRMEAGPTCLEGTDDGRLLVGQPRLPSGLSHGCQQLLPDESKEKEGTRCDDALIHFADECERQSGAASTAETAFWREQCQILRQRWEACEADNITLRWRHSSNPRLEHHQHTGALLTQWEQWLDQGVISTSVCEQLRHCLQDRLRRFEIALNHVRKHEDRLLRLSRCYHLCLKEARMMVAEVAALAEELLAEAQQGQPIHWEPFQNTGMGMPQTLNEAPGNDQPLITMCYRVASYALHMAQVAARMILHDAEWRMHPLPVLTAALVADIGWLTLPESVTSKPTQQWSQQEQQAVESHPLRSAELLAQTAPDLAPLVPIVAAHHERPDGSGYPHRRHGEAIPALARLLAVADAYTTRRAPLHGDTVQDSRQALTDVLLEAEQGRLDGRAVALLAQLSFYPTGTLVELSDGSAAVVLAPPPCPADPRTAHRPLVARLTTADGFALTCPELLPLSGNDQGVVVRPLPPARVLPLLRLFPDLQ; the protein is encoded by the coding sequence ATGAGCGACTTGCGCATACTCTTGCAGCGCATCGAGCACTTTCGTGAGAAGTTGGATCGGATGGAAGCCGGTCCCACTTGTTTGGAAGGGACAGATGACGGGCGGCTCCTCGTCGGGCAACCCCGCTTGCCTAGCGGTTTATCGCACGGTTGCCAACAGTTGTTGCCGGACGAGTCAAAAGAGAAAGAAGGAACGAGGTGCGATGATGCCTTGATCCATTTCGCGGATGAATGCGAAAGGCAGTCCGGTGCAGCTTCAACAGCCGAGACAGCGTTTTGGCGGGAACAGTGTCAGATCCTCCGGCAGAGATGGGAAGCTTGCGAGGCGGATAACATAACCCTTCGCTGGCGCCACAGCAGTAATCCTCGGCTGGAACATCATCAGCACACGGGAGCTTTGCTAACCCAATGGGAACAATGGTTGGACCAGGGGGTTATTTCCACCTCAGTGTGTGAACAACTCCGGCATTGCTTACAGGATCGCCTGCGGCGATTTGAAATAGCGTTGAACCATGTCCGGAAGCATGAAGATCGTTTGCTTCGGTTGAGCCGGTGTTATCACCTCTGCCTGAAAGAGGCAAGGATGATGGTGGCAGAGGTGGCTGCCCTCGCCGAAGAATTGCTGGCAGAAGCTCAGCAGGGACAGCCCATCCATTGGGAACCTTTTCAGAACACAGGCATGGGGATGCCCCAAACCCTAAACGAAGCGCCAGGAAACGATCAGCCATTGATAACAATGTGTTATCGGGTGGCATCCTATGCCTTGCACATGGCGCAAGTGGCCGCTCGGATGATTCTCCATGATGCGGAATGGCGGATGCATCCCCTTCCTGTCCTCACCGCAGCATTGGTAGCGGATATTGGCTGGTTGACGCTTCCTGAGTCTGTGACCAGCAAACCTACCCAGCAGTGGTCGCAACAGGAACAGCAGGCTGTGGAAAGCCATCCTTTGCGCAGTGCCGAACTGCTAGCACAAACAGCTCCAGACTTGGCCCCACTGGTGCCGATCGTAGCAGCCCACCACGAGCGACCCGATGGAAGCGGTTATCCTCACCGGCGGCATGGGGAAGCGATACCGGCGCTGGCACGTCTTTTGGCAGTCGCCGATGCCTATACCACCCGCCGTGCACCCTTGCATGGCGACACCGTCCAAGACAGCCGCCAAGCCCTCACCGATGTACTTCTCGAGGCGGAACAAGGGCGACTCGACGGGCGCGCCGTCGCACTGCTAGCTCAACTCTCGTTTTACCCGACCGGTACACTCGTAGAGCTGAGCGATGGCAGTGCTGCTGTGGTGCTGGCACCGCCGCCATGCCCAGCCGATCCGCGAACTGCTCATCGCCCCCTGGTCGCTCGCCTGACCACAGCCGATGGCTTCGCTCTGACCTGCCCAGAATTGTTGCCACTGTCCGGGAATGACCAGGGGGTGGTAGTGCGTCCTTTGCCGCCGGCGCGAGTCCTGCCGCTGTTACGGTTGTTTCCAGACCTCCAATGA
- the nuoK gene encoding NADH-quinone oxidoreductase subunit NuoK, translating into MITLWHFLAVGAILFGLGLTGFLTRRNLITMFLCAELMLQGVALNFAAFARWHAQMYGQVFVIFAVAVAAAEAALALALFLTLYRQARSMDVSVWQSLREAGVPATVDPDPLPPPTAAEEEEIVHLPPAGLRPAISRKEEHAGV; encoded by the coding sequence ATGATCACTCTGTGGCATTTTCTCGCGGTGGGAGCCATCCTGTTTGGACTGGGCCTGACAGGTTTTTTGACACGCCGCAATTTGATCACTATGTTCCTGTGCGCGGAACTGATGCTCCAGGGTGTGGCATTGAACTTCGCAGCATTTGCCCGCTGGCATGCCCAGATGTATGGGCAAGTCTTCGTCATCTTTGCTGTAGCCGTGGCGGCGGCGGAGGCAGCGTTAGCCTTGGCCTTGTTTCTAACCTTATATCGGCAGGCTCGCTCGATGGATGTATCCGTTTGGCAATCCCTCCGTGAAGCCGGGGTGCCAGCAACAGTCGATCCAGACCCGCTGCCGCCCCCAACAGCGGCCGAGGAAGAAGAGATCGTTCATCTCCCGCCGGCAGGATTGCGACCGGCCATTAGCCGCAAGGAGGAACATGCCGGTGTCTGA